From Zingiber officinale cultivar Zhangliang chromosome 5B, Zo_v1.1, whole genome shotgun sequence, the proteins below share one genomic window:
- the LOC121987589 gene encoding FCS-Like Zinc finger 1-like isoform X2 — protein MDSSSDSTVSSSDLESGCPPPPTDVLFRCPRRLPSSSSRFFCDGFDDEQTTHFLDACFLCRRPLAGNRDIFIGDLPFCSKECRQEQIEMDERKEIRVKRKIVRRPSSQPVESNRGESPPKPRKTVAAAV, from the exons ATGGATTCCTCCTCCGATTCCACCGTCTCCTCTTCCGATCTCGAATCGGGGTGCCCCCCTCCACCCACGGACGTCCTCTTCCGCTGCCCTCGGAGGCTGCCCTCCTCGTCTTCCAGGTTCTTCTGTGACGGGTTCGACGACGAGCAGACGACCCACTTCCTCGACGCTTGCTTCCTGTGCCGCCGTCCTCTGGCCGGCAATCGCGACATCTTCAT AGGAGATTTGCCGTTCTGCAGCAAGGAGTGCCGGCAGGAGCAGATCGAGATGGACGAGAGAAAGGAGATCAGGGTGAAACGGAAGATCGTTCGCAGGCCTTCCTCCCAGCCCGTGGAATCCAACAGAGGCGAAAGCCCGCCCAAACCTCGCAAAACCGTCGCCGCCGCCGTGTGA
- the LOC121987589 gene encoding FCS-Like Zinc finger 1-like isoform X1 yields the protein MDSSSDSTVSSSDLESGCPPPPTDVLFRCPRRLPSSSSRFFCDGFDDEQTTHFLDACFLCRRPLAGNRDIFMYRGDLPFCSKECRQEQIEMDERKEIRVKRKIVRRPSSQPVESNRGESPPKPRKTVAAAV from the exons ATGGATTCCTCCTCCGATTCCACCGTCTCCTCTTCCGATCTCGAATCGGGGTGCCCCCCTCCACCCACGGACGTCCTCTTCCGCTGCCCTCGGAGGCTGCCCTCCTCGTCTTCCAGGTTCTTCTGTGACGGGTTCGACGACGAGCAGACGACCCACTTCCTCGACGCTTGCTTCCTGTGCCGCCGTCCTCTGGCCGGCAATCGCGACATCTTCATGTACAG AGGAGATTTGCCGTTCTGCAGCAAGGAGTGCCGGCAGGAGCAGATCGAGATGGACGAGAGAAAGGAGATCAGGGTGAAACGGAAGATCGTTCGCAGGCCTTCCTCCCAGCCCGTGGAATCCAACAGAGGCGAAAGCCCGCCCAAACCTCGCAAAACCGTCGCCGCCGCCGTGTGA